One window of Deltaproteobacteria bacterium genomic DNA carries:
- a CDS encoding redoxin domain-containing protein → MTTITIASEGSVSRASAEPGGENLWLAPPVLRASTGWALEPAGLCRGPVCVPIPPGRQTEFVRADGAVNLAALARHRGQAAVHDDEGRVWVFGAPAEARAANRPSLEAPDFTLPDLDGRPHSLTDARGRKVVLIAWASW, encoded by the coding sequence ATGACCACCATCACGATCGCTTCGGAGGGCAGCGTGAGCCGGGCATCGGCGGAGCCCGGGGGAGAGAACCTGTGGCTCGCGCCGCCGGTGCTGCGGGCGAGCACCGGCTGGGCGCTGGAGCCCGCGGGGCTCTGCCGGGGTCCCGTCTGCGTCCCGATCCCGCCCGGGAGACAGACCGAGTTCGTCCGCGCCGACGGCGCCGTCAACCTCGCGGCCCTCGCCCGCCACCGCGGTCAGGCCGCGGTGCACGACGACGAGGGGCGCGTCTGGGTCTTCGGGGCGCCCGCCGAAGCACGCGCCGCGAACCGCCCGTCGCTCGAGGCGCCCGACTTCACGCTGCCCGACCTCGACGGCCGGCCCCACTCGCTCACGGACGCGCGCGGCAGGAAGGTGGTGCTGATCGCCTGGGCCTCGTGGTGA
- a CDS encoding TlpA family protein disulfide reductase, which yields MDLPVWQALHTELGERNLRVITVALDSGGAADAGPWIREANPTHPSLIDVRHVVAELYGWVNVPTIAWIDEEGRLVRPGDPGWAGDYFRRMVEPDFDHAAMMAEYGRLRARYLDAVRDWVAHGPASRWALTPDEVRRRLAGPDRDHALAAAYFQLGTILHDEGRADAAQAAFAKAKALRPESWSYKRQAWHLEEPGKSAGPEFWSAVKALGDRPYYPRHEL from the coding sequence ATGGACCTGCCGGTCTGGCAGGCACTCCACACCGAGCTCGGCGAGCGCAACCTGAGGGTGATCACGGTCGCGCTCGACAGCGGCGGCGCGGCCGACGCCGGTCCCTGGATCCGCGAGGCCAACCCGACGCATCCGAGCCTCATCGACGTGCGTCACGTGGTGGCCGAGCTCTACGGCTGGGTGAACGTGCCGACGATCGCGTGGATCGACGAGGAAGGTCGCCTCGTCCGTCCGGGCGACCCCGGCTGGGCAGGGGATTACTTCCGCCGCATGGTCGAGCCCGACTTCGACCACGCCGCGATGATGGCCGAGTACGGCCGGCTGCGCGCGCGCTACCTCGATGCGGTCCGTGACTGGGTGGCGCACGGCCCGGCGAGCCGCTGGGCGCTCACGCCGGACGAGGTGCGCCGCCGGCTCGCCGGGCCCGATCGGGACCACGCGCTCGCGGCGGCGTACTTCCAGCTCGGCACGATCCTCCACGACGAGGGGCGAGCCGACGCGGCGCAGGCAGCGTTCGCCAAGGCCAAGGCGCTCCGCCCAGAGAGCTGGAGCTACAAGCGGCAGGCCTGGCACCTCGAGGAGCCGGGCAAGTCGGCGGGCCCGGAATTCTGGTCGGCGGTCAAGGCGCTCGGCGACCGCCCGTACTACCCGCGGCACGAGCTCTGA
- a CDS encoding acyl-CoA dehydrogenase, protein MALVLTEEQELLGRTAREFVAARSPVKRIRQLRDSRDPVGFSRELWREMARLGWVGILIPEGHGGAGLGHTDLMVVLEELGRGLVPEPMLSTVLLGAEAVLLGGSEAQRSEQLPAVAGGDRLLALAYQERRSRYDPHHVETRAERAGGGWRLTGEKIQVLDGHVADILVISARTSGQARDPAGITLFLLPRDAPGVRVERQWRIDARAAALVGLDGARVGPEAVLGGVDSGATLLARVLDRATIGLTADMLGGMTAAFEMTLEYLKTRRQFGVPIGSFQALRHRAARLYVEIELARSAVMAAHRALDDRADDSHVARMAGIAKARCSDACMLVGHEAVQMHGGIGMTDEHDIGFYLKAARAAEIMFGDAAYHRDRVARLDGY, encoded by the coding sequence ATGGCGCTCGTCCTCACCGAGGAGCAGGAGCTGCTCGGACGGACGGCGCGCGAGTTCGTCGCCGCTCGTTCCCCGGTGAAGCGCATCCGCCAGCTGCGCGACAGCCGCGATCCCGTCGGCTTCTCCCGCGAGCTCTGGCGCGAGATGGCGCGGCTCGGCTGGGTGGGCATCCTCATCCCCGAGGGACACGGCGGTGCGGGGCTCGGGCACACCGACCTGATGGTCGTCCTCGAGGAGCTGGGCCGCGGGCTCGTGCCGGAGCCCATGCTGTCGACGGTGCTGCTCGGCGCCGAGGCGGTGCTGCTCGGCGGCAGCGAGGCGCAGCGGTCCGAGCAGCTTCCCGCCGTTGCCGGCGGCGACCGGCTGCTGGCGCTCGCCTACCAGGAGCGCCGCAGCCGCTACGATCCCCATCACGTCGAGACGCGTGCCGAGCGCGCGGGCGGCGGCTGGCGCCTCACCGGCGAGAAGATCCAGGTGCTCGACGGGCACGTGGCGGACATCCTCGTCATTTCAGCGCGCACGTCCGGCCAGGCGCGTGATCCCGCGGGGATCACGCTGTTCTTGCTCCCCCGCGACGCGCCCGGTGTGCGCGTCGAGCGCCAGTGGCGGATCGACGCGCGCGCCGCGGCGCTCGTCGGCCTCGACGGCGCCCGCGTCGGCCCGGAGGCCGTGCTCGGGGGCGTCGATTCCGGCGCGACGCTCCTCGCGCGCGTCCTCGACCGCGCCACGATCGGCCTCACCGCCGACATGCTGGGTGGTATGACCGCCGCCTTCGAGATGACGCTCGAGTACCTGAAGACGCGCCGGCAGTTCGGTGTGCCGATCGGCAGCTTCCAGGCCCTCCGGCACCGCGCCGCCAGGCTGTACGTGGAGATCGAGCTCGCCCGGTCCGCGGTCATGGCGGCGCACCGCGCCCTCGACGACCGGGCCGACGACTCCCACGTGGCCCGCATGGCGGGGATCGCCAAGGCGCGCTGCTCGGACGCCTGCATGCTGGTCGGGCACGAGGCGGTCCAGATGCACGGCGGCATCGGCATGACCGACGAGCACGACATCGGCTTCTACCTGAAGGCGGCGCGCGCCGCCGAGATCATGTTCGGCGACGCCGCGTATCACCGCGACCGGGTGGCGCGCCTCGACGGGTACTGA
- a CDS encoding acyl-CoA dehydrogenase has product MADVDAFREEARRWLVANAPPAMRKPLGPGEDLCWGGRKTRYPPDVTRWLDVMAERGWTAPTWPREYGGGGLSELEGKVLAQEMATLGLRPPLIGFGLTMIGPLLLQVGTEEQKRQHLPPIVRGELRWCQGYSEPGAGSDLASLQTRAVRDGDVFIVNGQKIWTSYADKADWMFLLVRTDPEARKHAGITFLLMDMDSPGVTARPIKLISGASPFCETFLTDVRVPVRNVVGRVNEGWGIAKMLLRFERNMIADAFKERDDAARLLALARRHLPSEEGRLGHPIVRDQIAQLEMDQACFDWTLARSRARTKAGHPPGPETSIFKYYGTELNQRRRDLAVRIAGPQALGWEGEGFDDEELKLARDWLRSRGNSIEGGTSEVQLNIIAKRVLGLPD; this is encoded by the coding sequence ATGGCAGACGTCGATGCGTTCCGCGAAGAAGCCCGGCGCTGGCTCGTCGCCAACGCCCCGCCCGCGATGCGGAAGCCGCTCGGCCCGGGCGAGGATCTCTGCTGGGGCGGCCGCAAGACGCGCTACCCGCCCGACGTCACGCGCTGGCTCGACGTCATGGCGGAGCGGGGCTGGACGGCGCCGACGTGGCCGCGGGAGTACGGCGGAGGCGGCCTCTCGGAGCTCGAGGGGAAGGTGCTCGCGCAGGAGATGGCGACGCTCGGCCTCCGCCCCCCGCTCATCGGCTTCGGGCTCACCATGATCGGGCCGCTGCTGCTCCAGGTGGGCACCGAGGAGCAGAAGCGGCAGCACCTCCCGCCCATCGTGCGCGGCGAGCTCCGCTGGTGTCAGGGGTATTCCGAGCCCGGCGCCGGCTCCGACCTCGCCAGCCTGCAGACTCGCGCGGTGCGCGACGGCGACGTCTTCATCGTGAACGGCCAGAAGATCTGGACGTCGTACGCCGACAAGGCCGACTGGATGTTCCTCCTCGTCCGTACGGATCCCGAGGCGCGGAAGCACGCCGGCATCACGTTCCTGCTGATGGACATGGACTCGCCCGGGGTGACGGCGCGTCCCATCAAGCTGATCAGCGGGGCGTCGCCCTTCTGCGAGACCTTCCTGACGGACGTGCGTGTGCCCGTGCGGAACGTCGTCGGGCGCGTGAACGAGGGCTGGGGGATCGCCAAGATGCTGCTCCGCTTCGAGCGGAACATGATCGCCGACGCCTTCAAGGAGCGCGACGATGCCGCGCGCCTCCTGGCGCTCGCCCGCCGCCACCTGCCGAGCGAGGAGGGCCGCCTCGGCCACCCGATCGTGCGCGATCAGATCGCCCAGCTCGAGATGGACCAGGCCTGCTTCGACTGGACGCTGGCTCGCTCGCGGGCGCGGACGAAGGCGGGGCACCCGCCCGGGCCGGAGACGTCGATCTTCAAGTACTACGGCACCGAGCTGAACCAGCGCCGGCGCGACCTGGCGGTCCGCATCGCGGGACCCCAGGCCCTCGGCTGGGAGGGCGAGGGCTTCGACGACGAGGAGCTCAAGCTCGCGCGCGACTGGCTCCGCTCGCGCGGCAACTCGATCGAGGGCGGCACGTCGGAGGTCCAGCTGAACATCATCGCCAAGCGCGTGCTCGGCCTGCCCGACTGA
- a CDS encoding enoyl-CoA hydratase/isomerase family protein: MSTVRADDREGGVRLLTLDRPPANALDERLLADLAAALAAAAADAAVRAVVLTGAGAFFSGGFDLSAPRRDETAARRLRALYRDAHLRLFTLPKPTVAMVAGHAIAGGLVLVLACDYRLGLDADYRIGLNEVAIGASYPKVAFEIVRLRLTHARAGELLLGAALYPATEAVRLGVVDELLPADRLETTVLRRAARLGAFPREAYAHTKAALVAEAVARVEAETEEEAARAAAVWTAPESRAARAVQREKLGRGR, translated from the coding sequence GTGAGCACCGTCCGGGCCGACGACCGAGAAGGCGGCGTCCGTCTTCTCACCCTCGACCGGCCGCCCGCCAACGCCCTCGACGAGCGCCTGCTCGCCGACCTCGCTGCCGCGCTGGCCGCCGCCGCGGCCGACGCCGCCGTGCGCGCGGTCGTCCTGACCGGTGCCGGCGCGTTCTTCAGCGGGGGCTTCGATCTCTCCGCGCCGCGGCGGGACGAGACGGCGGCCCGCCGCCTGCGCGCGCTCTACCGCGACGCACACCTTAGGCTGTTCACGCTTCCGAAGCCGACCGTCGCAATGGTCGCGGGCCACGCGATCGCGGGCGGGCTCGTCCTCGTGCTCGCCTGCGACTACCGGCTCGGTCTCGACGCCGACTATCGCATCGGCCTCAACGAGGTGGCGATCGGGGCTTCCTACCCGAAGGTGGCCTTCGAGATCGTGCGGTTGCGGCTCACGCACGCGCGCGCCGGCGAGCTGCTGCTCGGCGCGGCGCTGTATCCGGCGACCGAGGCGGTTCGCCTGGGCGTCGTCGACGAGCTCCTGCCCGCCGACCGGCTCGAGACGACGGTGCTGCGGCGGGCCGCGCGCCTGGGTGCCTTTCCGCGCGAGGCCTACGCGCACACGAAGGCAGCGCTGGTCGCCGAGGCGGTGGCGCGCGTCGAGGCCGAGACCGAGGAGGAGGCGGCTCGCGCCGCCGCAGTGTGGACGGCGCCGGAGAGCCGCGCGGCCCGCGCGGTGCAACGCGAGAAGCTCGGTCGCGGACGCTGA
- a CDS encoding thioesterase family protein, producing MSEALFVLEGERFLPTELCRGPWSPDAQHGGPPAALLARAVERFGGGDGMQVARLTVELLRPVPLVPLALTARFARPGRKVQLVEAALRAADVEVARALALRIRRLPLTLPSDLAAAPAPPPAPERGAANLPPWGEVGGGPAYHRDAVEHRFVAGGFERPGPATDWIRLRVPLVAGERTSPLSRVAAAADFGNGVSWVLPRAHGYRFINPDLTIYLHRLPIGEWVCLEALTTVEPHGIGLAESRLWDERGPLGRALQSLLLEGPGG from the coding sequence ATGTCCGAGGCCCTGTTCGTCCTGGAGGGCGAGCGCTTCCTCCCGACGGAGCTCTGCCGCGGTCCGTGGAGTCCCGACGCGCAGCATGGCGGTCCGCCGGCCGCGCTGCTGGCCCGCGCGGTCGAGCGCTTCGGCGGCGGCGACGGGATGCAGGTGGCACGGCTCACCGTGGAGCTGCTGCGGCCGGTGCCGCTCGTGCCGCTGGCGCTGACGGCCCGCTTCGCGCGCCCGGGACGGAAGGTGCAGCTCGTCGAAGCGGCGCTCCGCGCGGCCGATGTGGAGGTGGCCCGCGCTCTCGCGCTTCGCATCCGGCGCCTCCCGCTCACGCTTCCATCGGACCTCGCGGCCGCGCCGGCGCCGCCGCCCGCGCCGGAGCGGGGCGCCGCGAACCTGCCGCCCTGGGGCGAGGTGGGCGGGGGGCCGGCCTATCATCGCGATGCCGTCGAGCATCGCTTCGTCGCCGGGGGCTTCGAGCGGCCGGGGCCGGCGACGGACTGGATCCGGCTGCGCGTCCCGCTCGTCGCGGGCGAGCGGACGTCGCCGCTCTCACGCGTCGCGGCGGCGGCGGACTTCGGGAATGGCGTGAGCTGGGTGCTGCCGCGCGCGCACGGCTATCGCTTCATCAACCCGGACCTGACCATCTATCTCCATCGGCTGCCGATCGGCGAGTGGGTGTGCCTGGAGGCGCTCACCACGGTCGAGCCGCACGGCATCGGACTCGCCGAGAGCCGGCTGTGGGACGAGCGTGGCCCGCTCGGGCGCGCGCTGCAGAGCTTGCTGCTCGAGGGACCCGGCGGCTAG
- a CDS encoding cytochrome P450, translated as MTAESATLRSDADDPWRGSNPLDPAFRDDPYPSLRRLREVDPVNLTPIGFWRLTRYADVMRLLYDVPAGTRTTDGVLPGVDESLSGQRQFMLQQDPPAHTRLRRLVSRAFTPRAIAAMRPSIQRIVDQCLDRVAPRGEMDVIADLALPVPSTVICEMIGVPVTDRDRFTLWTAQATFGLAAGVLPPEMLAQAAAAGMALAAYFQELIAARRTRLGDDLLSALIRAEEEGDRLSPSELISQAIGLLIAGFETTIGLIGNGVRALVEHPEELAKLRARPELIASAVEECLRYDGPIILTARVLHADAEFGGKTIPRDAKVWGMLAAANRDPAVFRAPDTFDIERQPNEHLAFGGGAHFCLGAHLARLEGQIAIGSLVERFGDLALLSPAVEWGPSLFRVPGRLPLRFRAR; from the coding sequence ATGACGGCAGAGAGCGCCACCCTCCGTTCCGACGCCGACGACCCCTGGCGAGGCTCGAACCCGCTCGATCCCGCGTTCCGCGACGATCCGTACCCGAGCCTCCGTCGCCTGCGCGAGGTCGACCCGGTGAACCTGACGCCGATCGGCTTCTGGCGGCTCACGCGCTACGCCGACGTCATGCGGCTCCTGTACGACGTGCCCGCCGGCACGCGCACCACGGATGGGGTCTTGCCCGGCGTCGACGAGTCGCTGAGCGGCCAGCGCCAGTTCATGCTGCAGCAGGACCCGCCGGCGCATACCCGGCTCCGTCGCCTCGTGAGCCGCGCCTTCACGCCGCGCGCGATCGCCGCCATGCGTCCGAGCATCCAGCGGATCGTCGACCAGTGCCTCGACCGGGTGGCGCCGCGCGGGGAGATGGACGTGATCGCCGACCTCGCGCTGCCGGTGCCATCGACCGTCATCTGCGAGATGATCGGCGTCCCGGTGACCGACCGCGACCGCTTCACGCTGTGGACCGCGCAGGCGACCTTCGGCCTGGCGGCCGGCGTGCTCCCGCCCGAGATGCTCGCGCAGGCGGCGGCCGCGGGCATGGCGCTGGCCGCGTACTTCCAGGAGCTGATCGCCGCGCGGCGGACGCGGCTCGGGGACGATCTCCTGAGCGCGCTCATCCGGGCCGAGGAGGAAGGCGATCGCTTGAGCCCGTCCGAGCTCATCTCGCAGGCGATCGGGCTGCTCATCGCCGGCTTCGAGACGACGATCGGCCTCATCGGCAACGGCGTGCGCGCGCTCGTCGAGCACCCCGAGGAGCTCGCGAAGCTCCGGGCGCGGCCGGAGCTCATCGCGAGCGCGGTCGAGGAGTGCCTGCGCTACGACGGCCCCATCATCCTGACGGCGCGCGTGCTGCACGCCGATGCCGAGTTCGGCGGCAAGACGATCCCGCGCGACGCCAAGGTGTGGGGGATGCTCGCGGCCGCCAATCGCGATCCCGCGGTGTTCCGGGCGCCCGACACCTTCGACATCGAGCGGCAGCCGAACGAGCACCTCGCCTTCGGCGGCGGCGCGCATTTCTGCCTGGGCGCGCACCTGGCGCGCCTGGAGGGGCAGATCGCGATCGGCAGCCTCGTCGAGCGGTTTGGCGATCTCGCGCTCCTGTCGCCGGCGGTCGAGTGGGGACCCTCGCTCTTCCGCGTGCCGGGACGGCTGCCGCTCCGCTTTCGCGCGCGCTGA
- a CDS encoding DUF2063 domain-containing protein: MLTPPPPICHRTVVGPARRARLPQRTPAGISRPTDAMGDFRPSLRELQRLFWRSLADAPGGGSPAPGLVELVAPRATLDVGARVGVYADAYFGRLRDVLREDFPHVAALLGPRFEETARGYLRAHPSEHPSVRHLGRMFADFLEHRPDLPPYLGDLARLEWARIEVFDAPDARSLNAAALRGVAAEDWPALRFVTVPALAVVRARWPVHELWAGADPAAVAPAPTALRVWRAADFVVFHAPMDARADEALGRLMAGEPFAAACEAFADLPPADAAHEATALLLRWVEDGILARLA, from the coding sequence ATGCTAACGCCGCCGCCACCGATTTGCCATCGGACCGTCGTCGGCCCCGCCCGGAGGGCGCGGTTGCCCCAGCGCACGCCGGCAGGTATTTCCCGCCCGACCGACGCGATGGGGGACTTCCGCCCGAGCCTGCGCGAGCTCCAGCGTCTCTTCTGGCGCTCGCTGGCCGACGCGCCGGGCGGCGGCTCCCCCGCACCCGGCCTCGTCGAGCTGGTCGCGCCGCGCGCGACGCTCGACGTCGGTGCCCGGGTCGGGGTCTATGCCGACGCCTACTTCGGGCGGCTGCGTGACGTGCTGCGCGAGGATTTTCCGCACGTCGCGGCGCTCCTGGGCCCGCGCTTCGAGGAGACCGCGCGCGGATACCTTCGGGCGCACCCTTCCGAGCATCCTTCGGTGCGGCATCTCGGTCGGATGTTCGCCGACTTTCTGGAGCATCGTCCCGACCTGCCACCTTACCTGGGCGACCTCGCACGCCTCGAGTGGGCGCGCATCGAGGTGTTCGACGCTCCGGATGCCCGGTCGCTGAATGCCGCCGCGCTGCGCGGGGTCGCGGCCGAGGATTGGCCCGCGCTCCGCTTCGTCACCGTTCCCGCGCTCGCCGTGGTGCGAGCGCGCTGGCCCGTGCACGAGCTCTGGGCCGGGGCCGATCCCGCCGCCGTGGCTCCCGCGCCCACGGCGCTGCGGGTATGGCGGGCGGCGGATTTCGTCGTGTTTCACGCCCCGATGGACGCCCGCGCCGACGAGGCGCTCGGCCGGTTGATGGCGGGTGAGCCCTTCGCGGCGGCGTGCGAGGCCTTTGCCGACCTCCCGCCCGCCGACGCCGCGCACGAGGCGACGGCGTTGCTCCTGCGCTGGGTCGAGGACGGGATCCTGGCGCGGCTCGCCTGA
- a CDS encoding adenylate/guanylate cyclase domain-containing protein has product MSWAAVLVALAALAVQAWRTRRTVAGLEQRLEAAHRDLETLQRAFERFAPAEVVEHVIAEGIAARSEKKEITVLFADLKGFTALGEGLAPAELVTVLNGYLARMSRAIVEHRGHVSKFLGDGILALFGALEANPWQTNDAIHAALAMRGALADYNATLVATGRPALEMGVGVHRGPVVAGLIGSEGLMEYGVIGRTVNVASRVERLTRTHGVDILITEAARAALDGRFRLRPMPPAAVKGIASALPTFAVDGFDPGVAR; this is encoded by the coding sequence ATGTCCTGGGCCGCGGTGCTCGTGGCGCTCGCGGCGCTGGCCGTCCAGGCGTGGCGTACGCGGCGGACGGTGGCCGGGCTCGAGCAGCGGCTCGAGGCCGCACACCGCGACCTCGAGACGCTGCAGCGGGCCTTCGAGCGCTTCGCGCCCGCGGAGGTGGTCGAGCACGTCATCGCCGAAGGCATCGCCGCGCGCTCGGAGAAGAAGGAGATCACGGTGCTGTTCGCCGACCTCAAGGGGTTCACCGCGCTCGGCGAGGGGCTCGCGCCCGCCGAGCTCGTCACCGTCCTCAACGGCTACCTCGCGCGCATGAGCCGGGCCATCGTCGAGCACCGCGGCCACGTCTCCAAATTCCTGGGCGACGGCATCCTCGCGCTCTTCGGTGCGCTCGAGGCCAACCCCTGGCAGACCAACGACGCGATCCATGCGGCCCTGGCCATGCGCGGTGCCCTTGCCGACTACAACGCGACGCTCGTCGCCACGGGCCGGCCCGCGCTCGAGATGGGCGTCGGCGTCCACCGCGGGCCGGTCGTCGCCGGGCTGATCGGGAGCGAGGGGCTCATGGAGTACGGCGTGATCGGCCGGACCGTGAACGTCGCCTCGCGCGTCGAGCGCCTGACGCGGACACACGGGGTCGACATCCTGATCACCGAGGCGGCGCGCGCGGCGCTCGACGGCCGCTTTCGCCTGCGTCCGATGCCCCCAGCGGCGGTGAAAGGGATCGCGAGCGCGCTCCCGACCTTCGCGGTCGACGGCTTCGACCCCGGCGTCGCGAGATAG